The following coding sequences lie in one Streptomyces sp. NBC_00510 genomic window:
- a CDS encoding MFS transporter — MSLGMYRHVLIRPVLTWGAVAVGARMPVAMAPLALVFLVRERPGGYTFGALLAAAYVIGEIVGAPLLGMRLEAERARPQLAVGLAAGAVGFAGLGVLPDAHPVVLAGFAFLAGAAPAAAPGGMRQLLTSIVPERAVTQALSAESVLTFGIWAVSPAAVTGLALGVAPYTPLLLAAVLMAASVAGLWALPAGWRTDHRDRGGESMLRITTRAWPVYVTGAASLSLLALAELILPALLEHRGIALGLAGPLLAGFAAGSGVGSFLYGLRAGWPGRLPVQSLVLLLAVSACVALVAVLPSAPWMGAILLVAGVLQAGAMLTRNLQLRQVLPASALAAGYSVMYAAVGAGYAAAGSLSGALLRVVGPDVAILAGVGLTLLLTVVAAAGERSMRGRTAGVGPVLGTAADGAPVSGRDDAQRSL; from the coding sequence ATGTCGCTGGGCATGTACCGCCACGTCCTCATCCGGCCCGTCCTGACCTGGGGGGCCGTGGCCGTGGGAGCGCGGATGCCGGTGGCCATGGCACCGCTCGCGCTGGTGTTCCTGGTGCGGGAGCGGCCCGGTGGCTACACGTTCGGGGCGCTGCTCGCCGCCGCCTACGTGATCGGGGAGATCGTCGGGGCGCCCCTGCTCGGCATGCGGCTGGAGGCCGAGCGGGCACGGCCGCAGCTGGCGGTGGGGCTCGCGGCGGGGGCCGTGGGCTTCGCCGGGCTCGGGGTCCTGCCCGATGCCCACCCCGTCGTCCTGGCCGGCTTCGCGTTCCTGGCGGGGGCCGCTCCCGCCGCGGCCCCGGGTGGCATGCGGCAGCTGCTCACCTCGATCGTGCCGGAACGGGCCGTGACGCAGGCCCTGAGCGCCGAGTCGGTGCTGACCTTCGGGATCTGGGCGGTGAGCCCGGCCGCGGTGACGGGGCTCGCGCTCGGCGTGGCCCCGTACACCCCGCTGCTGCTCGCCGCCGTCCTCATGGCGGCCTCGGTGGCCGGGCTGTGGGCACTGCCCGCGGGATGGCGGACCGACCACCGGGACCGCGGTGGTGAGTCGATGCTGCGGATCACGACCCGGGCCTGGCCGGTCTACGTCACAGGCGCCGCGTCCCTGTCCCTGCTCGCCCTCGCCGAGCTGATCCTGCCGGCACTCCTGGAGCACCGGGGGATCGCACTCGGCCTCGCCGGGCCGCTGCTCGCCGGGTTCGCAGCGGGGTCGGGGGTCGGGTCCTTCCTGTACGGCCTGCGCGCCGGCTGGCCGGGGCGGTTGCCCGTGCAGTCGCTGGTCCTGCTGCTCGCGGTGTCGGCGTGCGTGGCGCTCGTCGCCGTACTGCCGTCGGCGCCGTGGATGGGCGCGATCCTGCTCGTCGCCGGTGTCCTGCAGGCCGGGGCGATGCTCACCCGGAACCTGCAACTGCGGCAGGTCCTGCCCGCCAGCGCGCTCGCCGCCGGCTACTCGGTGATGTACGCCGCCGTGGGCGCGGGCTACGCCGCGGCGGGCAGTCTCTCCGGTGCGCTGCTCAGGGTGGTCGGGCCGGACGTCGCGATCCTGGCCGGTGTCGGTCTGACCCTCCTGCTCACCGTCGTCGCGGCGGCCGGGGAGCGGTCGATGCGCGGGCGTACCGCCGGGGTCGGCCCAGTCCTCGGCACCGCGGCGGACGGCGCGCCGGTGAGCGGTCGCGATGACGCCCAACGCAGCCTGTAG
- a CDS encoding glycoside hydrolase family 43 protein, which produces MSLPEGTGEAAVSTANVVNPVLPGCHPDPSVCRVGADFYLVTSTFEYFPGIPVFHSRDLVHWRPIGHVLDRPSQVDLGTVASSEGIFAATIRHHQGRFYVVTTLVGGTDRGGTFVVTATDPAGPWSDPVWLDDAPGVDPSLFFDDDGRAWCTGTRLAEPGEWEGQTDVWLREFDAAQLTLTGPEHLLWRGALHGAVWAEGPHLYTVDGRYYLLAAEGGTEHGHAVSVARADHVTGPYTGNPANPVFTHRHLGRDFPVVGVGHADLVRTAEGHWWAVLLGSRPYGGYHPNLGRETFLVPVRWEDGWPLFAPGVGTTLGPFRPPAVAGSSDGPHREPVRDDFDGPRLDPRWNQVRTGEPFWSLTGRPGSLRLPLGPSTLAEAGTPCFLGRRQQHQDVSVSALLDVAPGTPQEWAGLAVRQSEADHLVLAVAGDGRGGRRVLAAVRTRGEQHLVAQAPLPPGPVVLRIHAEGQRYGLRYAPAGAGPGAEAELTSVDGGFLSSPRAGGFLGVWLGPYATAHGASSTTVADIDWFDYRPLAP; this is translated from the coding sequence GTGAGCCTGCCCGAAGGGACGGGGGAGGCGGCCGTGTCGACGGCGAACGTCGTCAACCCCGTCCTGCCGGGCTGCCATCCCGACCCGAGCGTCTGCCGGGTCGGGGCCGACTTCTACCTGGTGACCTCGACGTTCGAGTACTTCCCGGGCATCCCGGTGTTCCACAGCCGCGACCTGGTCCACTGGCGGCCGATCGGGCACGTCCTGGACCGGCCCTCGCAGGTGGACCTCGGCACCGTCGCCTCCTCCGAGGGGATCTTCGCCGCGACGATCCGGCACCACCAGGGCCGCTTCTACGTCGTGACCACCCTGGTGGGCGGCACCGACCGGGGCGGCACCTTCGTCGTCACCGCCACCGACCCCGCCGGGCCGTGGAGCGACCCGGTGTGGCTGGACGACGCGCCCGGCGTCGACCCCTCCCTGTTCTTCGACGACGACGGCCGCGCCTGGTGCACCGGCACGCGGCTCGCGGAACCGGGGGAGTGGGAGGGGCAGACCGACGTCTGGCTGCGGGAGTTCGACGCCGCGCAGCTGACGCTGACCGGCCCCGAGCACCTGCTGTGGCGCGGGGCGCTGCACGGCGCCGTGTGGGCCGAGGGACCCCACCTGTACACGGTGGACGGCCGCTACTACCTGCTGGCGGCGGAGGGCGGCACCGAGCACGGGCACGCCGTCAGCGTCGCCCGCGCCGACCACGTCACCGGTCCGTACACCGGGAACCCGGCCAACCCGGTGTTCACCCACCGGCACCTGGGCCGTGACTTCCCCGTCGTGGGCGTCGGCCACGCCGACCTGGTGCGTACGGCGGAGGGGCACTGGTGGGCGGTGCTGCTGGGCAGCCGTCCGTACGGCGGGTACCACCCCAACCTCGGGCGGGAGACCTTCCTCGTCCCGGTGCGCTGGGAGGACGGCTGGCCGCTCTTCGCGCCCGGAGTCGGCACCACGCTCGGCCCGTTCCGTCCGCCCGCGGTCGCCGGGTCCTCGGACGGGCCCCACCGGGAGCCGGTGCGCGACGACTTCGACGGCCCACGGCTGGACCCGCGGTGGAACCAGGTGCGCACCGGGGAACCCTTCTGGTCGCTCACCGGACGTCCCGGCTCGCTCCGGCTGCCGCTCGGGCCTTCCACGCTCGCCGAGGCCGGCACCCCCTGTTTCCTGGGCCGGCGCCAGCAGCACCAGGACGTCAGCGTGTCCGCGCTCCTCGACGTGGCGCCCGGGACGCCGCAGGAGTGGGCGGGGCTCGCCGTCCGCCAGTCCGAGGCGGACCATCTGGTGCTCGCGGTGGCCGGTGACGGGCGCGGCGGCCGCCGCGTGCTCGCCGCGGTCCGTACGCGGGGCGAGCAACACCTGGTCGCACAGGCGCCGTTGCCCCCGGGCCCGGTGGTCCTGCGCATCCACGCCGAGGGCCAGCGCTACGGGCTGCGCTACGCCCCCGCCGGCGCCGGGCCCGGGGCGGAGGCCGAACTGACCTCCGTGGACGGCGGATTCCTCAGCTCGCCCCGCGCGGGTGGCTTCCTCGGCGTCTGGCTCGGCCCGTACGCCACCGCCCACGGCGCCTCCTCCACCACCGTCGCCGACATCGACTGGTTCGACTACCGGCCTCTCGCCCCCTGA
- a CDS encoding acetylxylan esterase, translated as MFTDLPEAELRDHRSTQTAPADFDDFWRTTLAESRAAGTAAVTVTPAPGPRLHTVRVFDVTFPGYGGEPVRAWLRLPHGAEGPLPAVVQYVGYGGGRGHALDNLLWASAGFAHLHMDTRGQGSGWSRGDTPDSGTTGPQAPGMMTRGIDDPRTYYYRRLFTDAVRAVDAVRTLPSVDPGRIAVLGASQGGGTALAVAALAPEVHALVAHVPFLCDFPRATVITDADPYREIGRYLAVHRGNAERAMRTLSYFDGVNFAARARVPARFSAALMDEITPPSTVFAAYNAYAGPKEIAVWPWNGHEGGAIDDDEEALAFLRSRL; from the coding sequence TTGTTCACCGATCTCCCCGAGGCCGAACTGCGGGACCACCGCAGCACCCAGACCGCGCCCGCCGACTTCGACGACTTCTGGCGGACGACGCTCGCCGAGTCGCGCGCCGCCGGGACCGCGGCCGTCACCGTCACCCCCGCGCCCGGTCCGCGGCTGCACACGGTGCGCGTCTTCGACGTCACCTTCCCCGGCTACGGCGGTGAACCGGTGCGGGCCTGGCTGCGGCTGCCGCACGGTGCCGAGGGACCCCTGCCCGCGGTCGTCCAGTACGTCGGCTACGGCGGCGGCCGGGGCCACGCCCTGGACAACCTGCTGTGGGCGTCGGCGGGTTTCGCCCACCTCCACATGGACACCCGTGGCCAGGGGTCGGGCTGGAGCCGCGGCGACACCCCCGACTCCGGCACCACGGGCCCGCAGGCCCCCGGGATGATGACCCGCGGCATCGACGACCCCCGCACGTACTACTACCGCCGCCTGTTCACGGACGCCGTCCGTGCCGTGGACGCGGTCCGCACGCTGCCCTCGGTGGACCCCGGCCGGATCGCCGTCCTCGGCGCGAGCCAGGGCGGCGGCACCGCGCTCGCCGTGGCCGCCCTCGCCCCCGAGGTCCACGCCCTGGTGGCGCACGTCCCGTTCCTGTGCGACTTCCCCCGGGCCACGGTGATCACGGACGCGGACCCGTACCGCGAGATCGGCCGCTACCTCGCCGTGCACCGCGGCAACGCCGAGCGGGCCATGCGCACCCTGTCCTACTTCGACGGCGTCAACTTCGCCGCCCGCGCCCGGGTACCGGCCCGCTTCTCCGCGGCCCTGATGGACGAGATCACGCCGCCCTCGACGGTCTTCGCCGCGTACAACGCGTACGCGGGACCCAAGGAGATCGCCGTCTGGCCCTGGAACGGGCACGAGGGCGGCGCCATCGACGACGACGAGGAGGCACTGGCCTTCCTGCGCTCACGGCTTTGA